Proteins from one Cyprinus carpio isolate SPL01 unplaced genomic scaffold, ASM1834038v1 S000006795, whole genome shotgun sequence genomic window:
- the LOC122144877 gene encoding uncharacterized protein LOC122144877: MTLFSALTKAFLWLCFIFSSGVFGESVSVMEGDSVTLNTDLTEIHQHEEIVWRFGAEKSLIIVIKGEKQFFYGRFRDRLKLDNQTGSLIITNITTQHTGLYEVKISEGRRSTKSFNVSVFAHLPFPVISSNSSQTSSSSSSSQQNCSLLCSVVNVGHVTLSWYKGNILLSSISVYDLSISLSLPLEVEYQDKNSYSCVLNNPIRNQTTHLDITQLCQTHLGTITVQFLIIYCYTPHSPPPPTKFNAHRYLSVLSEV; encoded by the exons ATGACTCTCTTCAGTGCCT taacaaaagcatttttatggCTTTGTTTCATTTT ttcatcaggtgtgtttggtgaatcagtgtcagtgatggagggagattctgtcactctgaacactgatcttactgaaatacaTCAACATGAAGAAATAGTGTGGAGATTTGGAGCTGAAAAGTCTCTCATAATTGTAATCAAAGGagagaaacaatttttttatgggagattcagagacagactgaagctggataatcagactggatctctgatcatcacaaacatcacaactcaacacacTGGACTCTATGAAGTAAAGATTAGTGAAGGAAGACGGTCAACAAAATCATTCAATGTTTCTGTCTTTG ctcatctgccttttcctgtcatcagcagtaactcttcacaaacatcatcatcatcatcatcatcacagcagaattgttcattgttgtgttcagtggtgaatgtgggtcatgtgactctctcctggtacaaaggaaacattttattgtccagcatcagtgtgtatgatctcagcatcagtctctctctacctctggaggtggaatatcaggataaaaacagctacagctgtgtgctcaacaatcccatcagaaaccagaccacacatctggacatcactcaactctgtcagacACATTTAGGTACAATAACAGTGCAATTCCTGATTATTTACTGCTACACCCCCCActccccacccccacccacaaaATTTAACGCTCACAGATATCTCTCAGTCTTGTCTGAGGTCTGA